In Arthrobacter sp. SLBN-83, one DNA window encodes the following:
- a CDS encoding PLP-dependent cysteine synthase family protein, which produces MTIEGKAGNSSNGKDREWADSAIRTIKAENNRSADTHLYAVPLPEHWGIQLYLKDESTHRSGSLKHRLARSLFLFGLVNGWIRQDTTIVEASSGSTAVSEAYFAQLLGLPFIAVMARTTSQEKIALIEQFGGSCLLVENASDVYSVAEDVAATCNGHYMDQFTYAERATDWRGNNNIAESIFGQLSLEPHPVPEWVVVGAGTGGTSATIGRYLRYHSYPTKLLVVDPENSAFYPGWLGGADGQPTGLPSRIEGIGRARMEPSFIPTVIDRMVRVPDAASVAAMRHLDSYAGLHAGPSTGTNLWGVWETVAQLLSEGRQGSVVSLMCDGGDRYAGTHWNQEWLASQGLDPAPYEASIARFLDTGEWSGEPA; this is translated from the coding sequence GTGACGATCGAGGGCAAGGCCGGCAACAGCAGCAACGGAAAAGACCGGGAGTGGGCCGACAGCGCCATCCGCACCATCAAAGCGGAGAACAACCGCTCCGCGGACACCCACCTTTACGCGGTGCCGCTGCCGGAGCACTGGGGCATCCAGCTGTACCTCAAGGACGAGTCAACGCACCGGTCCGGCAGCCTCAAGCACCGGCTGGCAAGGTCCCTCTTCCTGTTCGGTCTGGTAAATGGCTGGATCCGGCAGGACACCACCATCGTCGAGGCTTCCAGCGGCAGCACGGCGGTTTCGGAAGCGTATTTTGCCCAGCTCCTGGGACTTCCCTTCATCGCAGTCATGGCCCGCACCACCAGCCAGGAAAAGATCGCCCTGATCGAGCAGTTCGGCGGCTCCTGCCTGCTGGTGGAGAACGCATCGGACGTGTATTCCGTGGCAGAAGACGTGGCCGCTACCTGCAACGGGCATTACATGGACCAGTTCACCTACGCGGAGCGGGCCACGGACTGGCGTGGGAACAACAACATCGCCGAATCGATCTTCGGCCAGCTCAGCCTGGAACCGCACCCCGTTCCGGAGTGGGTGGTGGTGGGCGCGGGCACGGGCGGAACCAGCGCCACCATCGGCCGGTACCTGCGCTACCACTCTTATCCCACCAAGCTGCTGGTGGTGGACCCCGAAAACTCCGCGTTCTACCCCGGCTGGCTGGGTGGGGCGGATGGACAGCCCACCGGCCTGCCCTCGCGGATCGAAGGCATTGGCCGGGCCCGGATGGAGCCGAGCTTCATCCCCACCGTTATCGACCGGATGGTCCGGGTACCGGACGCCGCTTCGGTTGCCGCAATGCGGCACCTGGACTCCTACGCCGGCCTGCATGCCGGCCCGTCAACGGGCACCAACCTTTGGGGCGTCTGGGAAACAGTCGCGCAACTCCTGTCCGAAGGCCGGCAGGGCAGCGTGGTTTCCTTGATGTGCGACGGCGGCGACCGGTATGCGGGCACGCACTGGAACCAGGAGTGGCTGGCTTCCCAGGGGTTGGATCCGGCGCCCTACGAAGCGTCAATTGCGCGCTTCCTGGACACCGGGGAATGGAGCGGGGAGCCGGCCTAG
- a CDS encoding sulfurtransferase, with protein sequence MKPLIDVAELEARLAGGHRTVLLDVRWALGDPHGHEHYLAEHLPGAVFVDLATELSDPAVPDRGRHPLPAPEQFQEAARRWGIRNGDVVVGYDDSGNMAAARLWWMLRDAGLSNVCLLDSGLAAWRAAGLPLESGPVQPKPGDVELGSGHMPVADAGAAAGWARSGLLLDARAGERYRGEIEPVDPRAGHIPGAVSAPTTGNVDAAGRFLPAAQLRRRFEDLGVQEGTPVAVYCGSGVTAAHEVAALELAGYRAALYPGSFSEWSNRRELPVAVGPEPGGGGTDAGAGRSPAGNSAGAGGSVAL encoded by the coding sequence ATGAAGCCGTTGATCGACGTCGCGGAACTTGAGGCCAGGCTTGCCGGCGGGCACCGTACGGTGCTGCTGGACGTGCGCTGGGCGCTGGGCGATCCTCACGGCCATGAACACTACCTGGCGGAACACCTGCCGGGCGCGGTCTTCGTCGACTTGGCCACTGAGCTTTCCGATCCGGCGGTTCCGGACCGCGGGCGGCATCCGCTGCCGGCGCCGGAACAGTTCCAGGAGGCGGCCCGGCGCTGGGGAATCCGGAACGGCGACGTGGTGGTTGGCTACGATGACAGCGGCAACATGGCGGCGGCGAGGCTGTGGTGGATGCTGCGTGACGCCGGACTCTCCAATGTCTGCCTGCTCGACAGCGGTTTGGCAGCTTGGCGGGCGGCCGGACTCCCGCTCGAGTCGGGCCCGGTCCAGCCCAAGCCCGGTGACGTGGAGCTGGGCAGTGGGCACATGCCCGTGGCCGACGCCGGTGCTGCCGCCGGCTGGGCGCGCAGCGGCCTGTTGCTCGACGCGAGGGCAGGGGAGAGGTACCGGGGCGAGATTGAGCCCGTGGATCCCCGCGCCGGCCACATCCCCGGTGCGGTCAGTGCCCCCACGACGGGCAACGTGGATGCCGCCGGGCGGTTCCTGCCGGCAGCGCAGCTGCGGCGGAGGTTTGAGGACCTCGGGGTCCAGGAGGGAACGCCGGTGGCGGTCTACTGCGGGTCAGGAGTCACGGCAGCCCATGAGGTTGCTGCATTGGAACTTGCCGGGTACCGGGCAGCGCTGTATCCCGGCTCTTTCTCGGAATGGTCCAACCGCCGGGAACTGCCGGTTGCCGTTGGCCCGGAACCGGGCGGCGGCGGGACGGACGCCGGGGCGGGCAGGTCGCCGGCTGGAAACTCCGCAGGAGCCGGGGGTAGCGTCGCACTATGA
- a CDS encoding NAD(P)-dependent alcohol dehydrogenase produces the protein MTPGRPVPPPFAKPIVPAAEAGAAAEAGALAAAYGAVSGDSGLVPLTVARRAPKPDDVEIAIDFCGLCHSDVHATRGEWGGQTYPLVPGHEIVGTVSRIGSDVTDFAVGDRVGVGCLVDSCRECDSCLDGLEQYCEKGMTGTYGAKDRRNGDTITQGGYSSSIVVDRRYVLRVPDSLDPAAVAPLLCAGVTTFSPLRHFDVEEGDVVGVVGLGGLGHMAVKLAKAMGAKVVVFTTSESKVAAALELGADEVVLSRDETAMAAADRTIDLIIDTVAAPHDLNPFFRTLRVDGALFQLGLPSEAMPPVNPGSLIRRRIAYAGSLIGGIAETQEMLDFCAEHGVVADIEMVSAGQLNEAYDRMVAGDVKYRFVLDTSTLQAAAEEANA, from the coding sequence ATGACACCAGGACGCCCCGTACCACCGCCCTTTGCCAAACCCATTGTTCCTGCCGCCGAAGCCGGTGCCGCAGCGGAAGCCGGTGCCCTCGCCGCAGCCTACGGTGCAGTATCCGGAGACAGCGGATTGGTCCCCCTGACCGTGGCGCGGCGCGCGCCCAAACCGGACGACGTTGAGATCGCCATCGATTTCTGCGGACTGTGCCACTCGGATGTGCACGCCACCCGGGGCGAATGGGGCGGCCAGACCTACCCGCTGGTGCCAGGCCACGAAATCGTGGGAACAGTCAGCAGGATCGGGTCCGACGTCACCGACTTTGCCGTGGGCGACAGGGTGGGCGTGGGCTGCCTGGTGGACTCCTGCCGCGAGTGCGACAGCTGCCTGGACGGCCTGGAGCAGTACTGCGAAAAGGGAATGACCGGCACCTACGGTGCAAAGGACCGCAGGAACGGCGACACGATCACCCAGGGCGGCTACTCCTCGTCCATCGTGGTGGACCGCCGCTATGTCCTGCGCGTTCCGGACTCACTGGACCCGGCCGCCGTCGCCCCCCTCCTGTGCGCGGGCGTCACGACGTTTTCCCCGCTGCGGCACTTTGACGTCGAAGAAGGCGACGTGGTGGGCGTGGTGGGCCTCGGCGGACTGGGCCACATGGCCGTCAAGCTCGCCAAGGCCATGGGCGCGAAGGTGGTGGTCTTCACCACCTCGGAGTCCAAGGTTGCCGCTGCGCTGGAGTTGGGGGCCGACGAGGTGGTCCTCTCCCGGGACGAAACCGCGATGGCCGCCGCGGACCGCACCATCGACCTCATCATCGACACCGTTGCCGCCCCGCACGACCTGAACCCGTTCTTCCGCACCCTGCGCGTGGACGGTGCCCTGTTCCAGCTGGGCCTGCCGTCGGAAGCGATGCCGCCGGTCAATCCGGGGTCGCTGATCCGGCGCAGGATCGCCTATGCGGGCTCGCTGATCGGCGGCATCGCCGAAACCCAGGAAATGCTGGATTTCTGTGCGGAGCACGGCGTGGTGGCCGACATCGAGATGGTGTCCGCCGGCCAGCTGAATGAGGCCTACGACCGGATGGTCGCTGGAGACGTAAAGTACCGGTTCGTGCTGGATACCAGCACGCTGCAGGCAGCCGCCGAGGAGGCAAACGCATGA
- a CDS encoding HIT family protein — protein sequence MSTLFTKILKGEIPGRFVWREDDVSAFLTTGPLADGHTLVVPTEEVDRWTDASPETLAKVMEVAQRIGAVQVDIFGARRAGLIVAGYEVNHLHVHVWPSRSMADFDFGSADHNPDPEVLDANAQKLRDGLRAAGYGEFVPAS from the coding sequence ATGAGCACGCTGTTCACGAAGATCCTGAAGGGTGAGATCCCGGGCCGGTTCGTTTGGCGGGAGGACGACGTGTCGGCCTTCCTGACCACAGGCCCGCTCGCCGATGGCCACACGCTGGTGGTTCCCACCGAGGAAGTGGACCGCTGGACGGACGCCTCGCCGGAGACCCTCGCCAAAGTCATGGAGGTGGCACAGCGCATCGGCGCAGTGCAGGTGGACATTTTCGGGGCGCGGCGTGCGGGCCTGATCGTGGCCGGCTACGAGGTCAACCACCTGCACGTGCACGTTTGGCCGTCGCGAAGCATGGCCGACTTCGACTTCGGCTCCGCGGACCACAACCCGGATCCTGAAGTGCTGGACGCCAACGCGCAGAAGCTGCGCGACGGCCTCCGCGCAGCCGGCTACGGGGAGTTTGTTCCGGCGTCATAG